Proteins co-encoded in one Mycobacterium mantenii genomic window:
- a CDS encoding TVP38/TMEM64 family protein: MNDDDAPAPASRPGSRRGHIARLVVFAGFLAVVFYLVAVARVINIDEIRGVVSATGPAAPLTYVVVSAVVGALFVPGSILAAGSGLLFGPLVGVFVTLGATVGTATVASFVGRRAGRDSARALLGPTRADRMDVLIGRGGLWAVVGQRFVPGISDALASYAFGAFGVPVWQMAIGAFIGSAPRAFAYTALGASIGNRSSPLAYAAIAVWCGSAIVGAFAAHRGYRKWRGHAGRDDAVPERDP; the protein is encoded by the coding sequence ATGAACGACGACGACGCTCCCGCACCGGCATCGCGGCCCGGATCGCGACGCGGCCACATCGCGCGGCTCGTGGTGTTCGCCGGGTTCCTGGCGGTGGTCTTCTACTTGGTGGCCGTCGCGCGGGTGATCAACATCGACGAGATTCGGGGCGTGGTGTCGGCGACCGGGCCGGCGGCGCCGCTGACCTACGTGGTGGTCTCGGCGGTGGTGGGGGCGTTGTTCGTTCCGGGCTCGATACTGGCGGCGGGCAGTGGGTTGCTGTTCGGTCCGCTGGTGGGCGTCTTCGTGACGTTGGGCGCGACGGTGGGCACCGCGACCGTCGCGAGTTTCGTCGGCCGGCGGGCCGGTCGCGACAGCGCACGCGCGCTGCTCGGGCCGACGCGGGCCGATCGCATGGACGTCCTGATCGGACGCGGCGGCCTGTGGGCCGTCGTCGGCCAGCGCTTCGTGCCCGGTATCTCGGATGCGCTGGCCTCGTACGCATTCGGGGCGTTCGGAGTTCCGGTGTGGCAGATGGCCATTGGTGCGTTCATCGGTTCGGCCCCGCGGGCCTTCGCCTACACCGCGCTGGGCGCCTCGATCGGGAACAGGTCGTCGCCGCTGGCCTACGCGGCGATAGCGGTGTGGTGCGGGAGCGCCATCGTCGGCGCGTTCGCCGCGCATCGCGGGTACCGCAAATGGCGCGGCCACGCAGGTCGCGACGATGCTGTACCTGAACGGGATCCGTAG